One segment of Cohaesibacter intestini DNA contains the following:
- a CDS encoding acyl-CoA carboxylase subunit beta: protein MAISKTLADELEKRRAAALEGGGQKKADERHAKGRMTARERLEALFSKGTFQEFGLHVQHNTRNFGMEGKSIPTDGVITGTGFVDGRPVAAFSQDFTVVGGSLGEMHAKKICASLDHAVKAGVPVVGFNDSGGARIHEAVGALSGYGQVFYRNVLLSGVVPQISVIAGPCAGGAAYSPALTDFIIMTRENAQMFICGPEVIRAVTGEVCTMDDIGSAMAHASVSGNIHFIAENDADAVATVHRLLSFLPSNNMMDPPHRIEQDLQIKDDVELDKLVPEDPKAPFDCRDVLKRVADDGDFLEIQEHFAANLVIGFGRVGGIVSGFVANQPKVKAGCLDIDASDKAARFVRFCNVYNIPILTFVDVPGFLPGVNQEKMGIIRHGAKMLFAYASATVPKITIIMRKAYGGAYLAMCSEDMGADRVIAWPTAEVAVMGAEGAVNILYRKEMKEADDKVAKAKELAAEYREKFATPYLSAGRLNVHDIIQPRETRGAVALALRGLMSKRETRPPKKHGNIPL from the coding sequence ATGGCGATTTCCAAAACTCTCGCAGACGAGTTGGAGAAACGGCGCGCCGCAGCCCTTGAAGGTGGCGGTCAGAAAAAGGCAGACGAAAGACACGCGAAAGGTCGTATGACCGCCCGCGAGCGCCTTGAAGCCCTTTTCTCCAAAGGGACATTCCAAGAATTTGGTTTGCATGTCCAGCACAACACTCGCAACTTCGGCATGGAAGGCAAATCCATCCCTACCGACGGTGTGATCACTGGTACCGGTTTTGTTGACGGACGTCCGGTCGCTGCATTCTCGCAGGACTTCACCGTTGTCGGCGGTTCCCTGGGTGAAATGCACGCGAAGAAAATCTGTGCATCTCTGGATCATGCTGTGAAAGCTGGTGTTCCGGTCGTTGGCTTCAACGATTCCGGCGGGGCCCGCATTCACGAAGCGGTTGGCGCTCTGTCCGGTTACGGTCAGGTCTTCTATCGCAACGTACTGTTGTCTGGTGTTGTTCCGCAGATTTCCGTTATTGCCGGTCCTTGTGCTGGTGGTGCTGCTTACAGCCCTGCGCTGACCGACTTCATCATCATGACCCGCGAAAATGCGCAGATGTTCATCTGTGGTCCTGAAGTTATCCGTGCTGTGACCGGTGAGGTCTGCACCATGGACGATATCGGTTCCGCGATGGCTCATGCTTCGGTTTCCGGTAACATCCACTTCATCGCAGAAAATGATGCGGACGCTGTTGCAACCGTTCATCGTCTGCTGTCGTTCCTGCCATCCAACAACATGATGGATCCTCCGCATCGCATCGAGCAGGATCTGCAGATCAAGGATGACGTGGAACTCGACAAACTGGTTCCAGAAGATCCAAAAGCACCATTCGATTGCCGCGACGTTCTCAAGCGCGTTGCCGACGATGGCGACTTCTTGGAAATTCAGGAGCATTTCGCTGCCAACCTCGTCATCGGCTTCGGTCGTGTCGGTGGTATCGTTTCCGGCTTCGTTGCCAACCAGCCAAAAGTCAAAGCTGGCTGCCTGGACATCGACGCTTCGGACAAAGCAGCACGCTTCGTTCGCTTCTGTAACGTCTACAACATTCCTATCCTGACCTTCGTTGACGTCCCTGGCTTCTTGCCTGGCGTGAACCAGGAGAAAATGGGCATCATTCGCCACGGCGCCAAAATGCTGTTTGCTTACGCATCTGCTACTGTGCCGAAAATCACCATCATCATGCGTAAAGCATATGGCGGTGCTTACCTGGCAATGTGCTCTGAAGATATGGGTGCTGACCGTGTCATCGCTTGGCCAACCGCTGAGGTTGCCGTTATGGGCGCTGAGGGTGCAGTGAACATCCTGTATCGTAAGGAAATGAAGGAAGCCGACGACAAGGTCGCCAAGGCAAAAGAACTGGCCGCAGAATATCGCGAAAAGTTCGCAACGCCTTACCTGTCCGCTGGTCGCCTGAACGTTCACGACATTATCCAGCCACGCGAAACCCGTGGTGCAGTTGCTCTGGCTCTGCGCGGTCTGATGTCCAAGCGTGAAACTCGTCCGCCGAAGAAACACGGCAACATTCCGCTCTAA
- a CDS encoding biotin/lipoyl-containing protein, with protein MKRLRVTVEGIAYDVTVEDQDGAAAPAPAAAPAPAPAPVAAPAPAAAPAPAAPAPAPAPAPAAPAPAAAAPAAGGVPAPLAGTVVSVEVSVGQQVAAGDTLVVLEAMKMNTNITAPSAGTVAAVNVAAGASVTEGQALVTLS; from the coding sequence ATGAAACGCTTGCGTGTCACTGTTGAAGGCATCGCTTACGATGTAACGGTGGAAGATCAAGACGGTGCTGCTGCACCAGCTCCTGCCGCCGCTCCTGCTCCGGCACCAGCTCCTGTAGCTGCTCCGGCTCCTGCTGCTGCCCCAGCTCCTGCTGCTCCGGCTCCAGCTCCTGCTCCTGCTCCTGCCGCTCCGGCTCCTGCTGCTGCTGCTCCTGCAGCCGGTGGTGTTCCAGCTCCTCTGGCTGGTACCGTGGTTAGCGTAGAGGTTTCTGTTGGTCAGCAGGTTGCTGCCGGCGACACCCTCGTTGTTCTGGAAGCAATGAAAATGAACACCAACATTACCGCTCCTAGCGCTGGTACTGTTGCTGCTGTTAACGTTGCTGCTGGCGCTTCCGTGACCGAGGGTCAGGCCCTCGTAACTCTTTCATGA